The sequence AAGGGTATATAATGCAAAGCGTTAAAGAATACGTGATCCGTGGTGCCTCTGGTATTTTTCTTATGAAAATTATTGGTATTTTTATAGGGTTGTTGAGCAGTATTGTTATTGCCAGAGCAATGGGACCGGAAAACTACGGTCTTTACTCCTTTGCTCTTGAAACGATGATGTTTGTAAGTATACCTATTTCAATGGGATTAGCCAATCTACTAACAAGAGAGGTAGCTAAGTATCATTATCAAAATAACTTTTCTTATCTGAAAGGAATAATTGCCTGGTCAGGCAAGTTTGTTTTTTTTACAGCATTGTTGTTAATTTTAATTGCTGCAATAGGTATATTTGTATTTATAGATGATCCAGTAAAAATGAATATATTCTTACTTGCACTTCCCATAATTTTTCTTAATAGCATTAATCAAGTGAGAATGGGTTCTTTAAGAGGTTTGAAGCGTGTAATACAAAGCCAGCTGCCCGAAACTCTGATAAGACCCTCTTTTACCGTCATTGTTATTAGCCTTTTATATTGGGGAATGAAATATCCGATTTCAGCAAAAATAGGTATCATTGTAAATCTTTTTTCATTAAGTATAGTTTTTATTGTTGGCTTATGGTGGCTATTGAAGGCAGTGCCAGAAAAATCTAAAATAACAGTTTCTGCATATGATTCTAAAAAATGGATTAGAGAATCCATGCCGTTTTTTTTGCTGGGTGGGATTGCTATAATAAATACAAAACTTAGTGTTGTAATTGTGGGAGTATTTAGACCTGTTGAAGAAGTAGGTTTCTATAGAATTGCAGTCACAGCTTCAACAATAATTTCTTTCCTGCTTATGGCTGTAAATATGACTATTGCGCCTTTAATCAGTGAATTATATTATGGGGGGAAAAAAGATCAGTTGCAAAGGATACTGACAAAAACTGTTAGATTTATTTTCACAATAGGATTAATGATAAGTATTGGATATTGGGTTTTAGGAAATTTTTTGATAAGCTTATTTTATGGTCATGAATACTTGCCGGCTTATTTACCATTGGTTATATTATCTTTGGGGCAGTTAATAAATATAGGAGCTGGTTCTGTGGGGATCGTCTTAAACATGACAGGTTATCAAAATGATACAGTAAAGGGACAGGTTATTGCTGCTATATCAAGTGTCGCATTAAACATTCTTCTTGTTCCCAAATATGGGCTAAATGGTGCAGCTGTGGCAACAGCAGGAAGTTTTTTGATTTGGAATATTGTATTACTATATTTTGTTAAGAAAAGGACGAAATTAAAAACAAGTGTGATTTAACTTTATTTAGGAGTTGATACTTTGAACGGAATTATGACTTTTTTAAGATCTTACAGAAAAGGTTTTTTCCCTTTTCCTTACAGAAAATATATGCATAAGAATAAATTAATTTTTATACACATACCAAGAACTGGAGGCACAAGTATTTTGAAACTTATGGCAGGGGAAAAAAGAGGAAGAGATCATTCTCCATGGTTCCAGTATAAAAATTCATGTCCTTGGGCTTTTAACCATTATTTCAAATTTGCAATTGTTAGAAACCCATGGGATAGATTTGTATCTGTCTATAAATATTTTAAAAATGGTGGCAATGGTGACGAATACGATTTATTTATTAAAGATTATTTGGAAAAATTTGAAGATTTTACTGACTTTGTTATAAATGGTTTGCCTGACTTATACTGTAGGAATATTTTACTTTTTATGCCTCAAACTTATTATATATGCGATTTAAAAAAACAAATAATGGTGGACGAAATTATTAGGTTTGAAAACTTGAACGAGGAAATAAAAAGAATTCAAGTTTTTAAAAATCAAAAGCTTCAAAAAATTAACAAAAGTGACGATAAAAATTATAAAGAGTTTTATAATGATGAAACAATTGAGATGATTAGAAAATGGTATTCTAATGATATAGATATTTTAGGTTACACATTTTAACTTGAATCGCTTCAGGTAAAATTATAAAACAGTTCTAAGTTTGAGAGAATAAGGAGCATGATTGAAAAATAAATTGAAAGTTGTAATTTTACCTACAGCTTATCCAAATATATATAGGGATCATTCGTCTATTTTTGTGCAGGATCAAGCAGAGGCGCTTGCGAAGTATGAAGATTTGCATGTAAATGTGATTGGTGCGTTACCTGTTTCGTTGAAACAGGTTTGGTCAAAAAAACTGTTTAAGTTCGGAATTTTTAAACATAATAAAAACAATGTTAATGTTAAGATTTTATTGTTTCCCGCAATTCCAAAATTAAGAAGATTTAATAATTTCTTAAGATGCTATTTAAACAAGAAATTGATAAAAAAGCACTTAGATTATAACAAAATTGATTTAATTCATGTTCATAATTCAGTAGCTGGAGAAGCTGCTGTTTGGGTTAAAAAAGCCTACAATATTCCTTTTATAGTAACAGAGCACTCTTCAGCTTTTGCCAGGAAAACTGTTAAAAAGAAAGAAATCAAATTATTTGAAAAAATATATAAAGAATCCTGTTATAATATCGCGGTAAGTGAAAAGTTTTGCAAATTGCTACATGAGACTTTTAATATAAAATTTGAATATGTCCCCAATGTGGTGGATACTGACTTTTTTATTCCAGCAAAAAAAAATAATGATAAACAAAGATTTCGATTTATTAATATAGCGAATTTAAATGAAAATAAGAATCAAAAAGCACTAATTAATGCTTTCATAAAAGCTTTTAAAGGTAATAAAAATGTTTTACTTTCAATTTTTGGGAATGGTCCGGAATATTTTAATTTGCAGAATGAAATATCGAACAATGGTACGCAGAGTCAAATAATTCTACATGGTTATGCTGATAGAGGCACTGTTAAGAGGGAGCTACAGCAATCTGATGCTTTTGTACTTTCTAGCAAATATGAAACTTTCGGAGTTGTATTGATAGAGTCCATGAGCTGCGGTTTGCCTGTAATTGCAACAAAATGTGGAGGACCTGAATCTATTATAACTGATGAAAAGTTAGGTATTTTAGTTGAAAATGGTAATATTGGTGAATTATCGAAAGCTATGCAAAAGGTATTCAATTCAAATTATGATAGCACTTATTTAAGAAAATATGCTGTAGAAAACTTTTCTGAAAAAGCTGTATCTGATAAGCTAATAAATATTTACAGGGAAATATGCAATGCAAATTAATATAACTCATCTCACATCGGTGCATCCGAGATATGACACCAGAATATTTTTAAAAGAATGCAGTTCTTTGGCAAAAATAGAAGATTACCATGTCAATTTGGTGGTTGCTGACGGTAAAGGTGATGAAGTAAAAAACGGTGTCAAAATACATGATGTAGGCTATTTGCCAGGCAGGTTAAATCGTATATTCAGAACGACCAAAAATGTTTATAAGAAAGCACTGGAACTTGACAGCGATATTTATCATTTGCACGATCCGGAACTTATTCCAGTGGGATTAAAACTTAAAAAAAGAGGGAAAAGAGTCATTTTTGATGTACATGAAAATATTGCCAAACAAACGATTGATAAGGATTATATGCCGAAGGCAATGAGAAATATAGTTTCCAAATTATACAGATATTACGAGAAAAAAACTTTAAATAAATTTGACTATATTGTACTAGCAGAAAATTCTTATGATAAAGATTATGGAAAGTTGTCAGACAATATAGAAATCATTTTAAACATGCCTCAAATTGAGCCTTTGGGAAAATTCGTAAATTTTAAAAGAGAAAAAGCTGAGCTTTTTTATATAGGTGGCATTAGCAAAAACAGAGGGATTGATGTCATTATTGAGGCTGTAAAAATTTTAAAAGAAAAATTTCCGGCTATTTTACTTCATTGTATTGGTCCATATGATAAAATTTTGTTAGAAAACCTGGAGATAAAAGATGTTCAGGATAATATTAATTTTTACGGGCGCTTACAATTATATGAAGGGCTAAATTATTCAATAAATGCCAAGGCGGGATTGAGTATTTTGAAACCGATAAAAAATTACACAGATTCATATTCTACTAAAGTTTTTGAATACATGGCAATTGGCTTGCCTGTCATAACATCAGATTTCGAAATATACAGAAAAATAATTCAAAAAAATAATTGTGGTATATGTGTAAATCCACTTGAGCCAAAAGAGATAGCAAAAGCCATAGAATATATTATCTCCCATCCAGATGAGGCTGAGCAGATGGGAAAAAACGGGAGAAAAGCGGTTGAAGAAAAATACAACTGGAGTATTGAAGAGAAAAAACTGTTGAAAGTTTATGAAGATACTATCAACAAAAAGTGTAAATTATGGTAGGGCTTTTTGGTAAAGATAGAAAGTTCAAAAATGTAGATTTGCAAAATTGACAAATGTTTACAGACTCAATCCAAAAAACGGGAGGGCTGCTATGAATAGTTTTCAGATAGAATGTATGGCAGTTTTGAGTATATAAATATGATACTAACACAGAATTATTTCCAGGGTCTAAAAACGCATAGAATCATAGTTCTTTTGATGGTTGCAACAATTCTTCTCCCGCCTCTTCGGATTTCAGGGATCCCAGATATTAGGTTTGACTTAATTATTATTATCTTGGCTTGGGGCATATATTTAGGGGATCATATTTCTTCTGAGCGTGTAATAGTGTTCCAGCATATACATATTATAAAATGGTTTGGCATTTTTGGATTAGTAATCTGTCTTTCGATTTTGTACGCATCTTTGATAAAAGGATATCCCTTAATCCTTAGGGATACATTTGAGCTTATTAAGTTGTTAAAGTATTTTCTGATCTTTTCTTTTGTAGCAAATTTAACAATATCTCACAGGGATTTTCAACTTTATTGCGAACTCGCAATTATCATTTTTTTAATGTCTGCATTTATAGGTTTTGCACAATTTTTCAATTTGTTTAATATGAATGCGTATATATCGCCTTATTATGCACCAACTCAGATGCAAGGTCTTTTATTGCATGGAAGAATTACAGGAACCACAGGTAACCCTAATGAGTTTGGAGCTTTAATGGTTTTTGCAGCATCCCTATCTTTGGCTTTAGCTTTATTTGCAGAAAATAGTATATCACGTCTCTTTTGTTGGTTTAGCATATCCGTTTTCTGTTTAGCTGTTTTTTTGACTCTTTCTAGATCAGCTATTATTATTTTGATAGTCTCATATTTTATTATTTTGTTAATGAAGTATCCATTAAAAAATAAAAATTTTATACGTCATTTAGGTAAACTATTGATTGTAATTATTTTTATTAGTATTATCATTAGCTTTTTGCTTAATTTCGTTCCGCAAAAGTTTTTCTTTAGAGTTAGTGAATTGGTGTCTCTATCTACTGCCAGTAGTTGGAAGGCTAGATTAATTATGTGGCAGGATACTCTTGCTATATGGCAGAATTCTGTGTTGTTTGGTTGGGGGCCAGCTAAAAAGGGTATGACAACTATAGTTGATAATGAATGGTTGTTACTTCTAAGAAGATATGGAATTGTTGGATTAACAGTTTTCTTACTATGGTTCTTAAATTTTTATCGGGATCTCTATGTAATAAAAAAACGCTTAAATAAGATTTGGCAAAGTTCAAGTACGATAGGTTTAATAGTGTGTTTGCAAAGTATGCTGATATCCTATGCTTTGTATATGATACCTGCTGCAGTTTACCATGACTTACAAACGTTTCCAATATTACTAATTTTTATAGGGCTTGTTTATTCGCAAGCGATAACAAGTAAAAAAACTTAATAATTTAAACAAAACTTTTTTAGATAATATTTAACTAATGAACAAATTTTAATTTTAGTGCAGGTGTATATAAAAATATTGTTGTTTAAGGAGGCAAAATGGCAAAAATAAATTTCGGCATAATAGGTTGCGGCAGGATTGGAAACCGTCATGCAGAGTATATATCACAGATAGCAAATTTGGAGGCTGTATGTGATATCGATTATGATTCTGCCAGAGCATTAGGGACAAAATACGGTGTACCTTATTATGAAGATATTGATGAAATGTTGTCTGAAGAAAACAATAAGATTGACGTTGTTTCCGTATGCACTCCGAACGGTTTGCATGCAGAGCACAGTATAAAAGCATTTAAAGCTGGCAAGCATGTTTTGTGTGAAAAGCCCATGGCTTTAACAGTAAAAGATTGTGAGAAAATGATCAAAGAGGCAGAGGATGCTAATAAAAGATTGTTCGTTGTTAAACAAAACAGATTTAATCCACCGGTAGAAGAATTAAAGCGAATTATTTATAACAATTTATTGGGTGAAATATATAGTATCCAATTGAACTGCTTTTGGAATAGAAATATGGATTATTACAAAAACTCAACATGGAAGGGAAATAAACTGCTAGATGGTGGAACATTATTTACTCAGTTTAGTCATTTTATTGATTTGCTTTATTGGCTTTTTGGAGATATTGTGGATATAAATGCTTATATGGGCAATTTTGCACACAAAGATATAATTGAATTTGAAGATACGGGTGTAGTTGCCTTAAAGTTTGATAATGGGGCATTGGGTACTATCAATTATACAGTTAATTCCTATAATAAAAACATGGAAGGTTCTCTAACTGTATTTGGCGAAAAGGGAACAATTAAAATCGGTGGACAATACTTAAACGTTGTTGAGTACCAAAATATTGAAGGTTATGAAATTAAAGACCTGAAAGAATCCAAACCAGCCAATAATTATGGATTTTACCAAGGATCTATGTCTAATCATGACAA comes from Flexistipes sp. and encodes:
- a CDS encoding Gfo/Idh/MocA family protein, encoding MAKINFGIIGCGRIGNRHAEYISQIANLEAVCDIDYDSARALGTKYGVPYYEDIDEMLSEENNKIDVVSVCTPNGLHAEHSIKAFKAGKHVLCEKPMALTVKDCEKMIKEAEDANKRLFVVKQNRFNPPVEELKRIIYNNLLGEIYSIQLNCFWNRNMDYYKNSTWKGNKLLDGGTLFTQFSHFIDLLYWLFGDIVDINAYMGNFAHKDIIEFEDTGVVALKFDNGALGTINYTVNSYNKNMEGSLTVFGEKGTIKIGGQYLNVVEYQNIEGYEIKDLKESKPANNYGFYQGSMSNHDKTIKNVVDVLNNKGANAVTGLEGLKTVQIINEIYNSAILNGVKS
- a CDS encoding glycosyltransferase family 4 protein, producing the protein MQINITHLTSVHPRYDTRIFLKECSSLAKIEDYHVNLVVADGKGDEVKNGVKIHDVGYLPGRLNRIFRTTKNVYKKALELDSDIYHLHDPELIPVGLKLKKRGKRVIFDVHENIAKQTIDKDYMPKAMRNIVSKLYRYYEKKTLNKFDYIVLAENSYDKDYGKLSDNIEIILNMPQIEPLGKFVNFKREKAELFYIGGISKNRGIDVIIEAVKILKEKFPAILLHCIGPYDKILLENLEIKDVQDNINFYGRLQLYEGLNYSINAKAGLSILKPIKNYTDSYSTKVFEYMAIGLPVITSDFEIYRKIIQKNNCGICVNPLEPKEIAKAIEYIISHPDEAEQMGKNGRKAVEEKYNWSIEEKKLLKVYEDTINKKCKLW
- a CDS encoding flippase produces the protein MQSVKEYVIRGASGIFLMKIIGIFIGLLSSIVIARAMGPENYGLYSFALETMMFVSIPISMGLANLLTREVAKYHYQNNFSYLKGIIAWSGKFVFFTALLLILIAAIGIFVFIDDPVKMNIFLLALPIIFLNSINQVRMGSLRGLKRVIQSQLPETLIRPSFTVIVISLLYWGMKYPISAKIGIIVNLFSLSIVFIVGLWWLLKAVPEKSKITVSAYDSKKWIRESMPFFLLGGIAIINTKLSVVIVGVFRPVEEVGFYRIAVTASTIISFLLMAVNMTIAPLISELYYGGKKDQLQRILTKTVRFIFTIGLMISIGYWVLGNFLISLFYGHEYLPAYLPLVILSLGQLINIGAGSVGIVLNMTGYQNDTVKGQVIAAISSVALNILLVPKYGLNGAAVATAGSFLIWNIVLLYFVKKRTKLKTSVI
- a CDS encoding glycosyltransferase, translating into MKNKLKVVILPTAYPNIYRDHSSIFVQDQAEALAKYEDLHVNVIGALPVSLKQVWSKKLFKFGIFKHNKNNVNVKILLFPAIPKLRRFNNFLRCYLNKKLIKKHLDYNKIDLIHVHNSVAGEAAVWVKKAYNIPFIVTEHSSAFARKTVKKKEIKLFEKIYKESCYNIAVSEKFCKLLHETFNIKFEYVPNVVDTDFFIPAKKNNDKQRFRFINIANLNENKNQKALINAFIKAFKGNKNVLLSIFGNGPEYFNLQNEISNNGTQSQIILHGYADRGTVKRELQQSDAFVLSSKYETFGVVLIESMSCGLPVIATKCGGPESIITDEKLGILVENGNIGELSKAMQKVFNSNYDSTYLRKYAVENFSEKAVSDKLINIYREICNAN
- a CDS encoding sulfotransferase family 2 domain-containing protein codes for the protein MNGIMTFLRSYRKGFFPFPYRKYMHKNKLIFIHIPRTGGTSILKLMAGEKRGRDHSPWFQYKNSCPWAFNHYFKFAIVRNPWDRFVSVYKYFKNGGNGDEYDLFIKDYLEKFEDFTDFVINGLPDLYCRNILLFMPQTYYICDLKKQIMVDEIIRFENLNEEIKRIQVFKNQKLQKINKSDDKNYKEFYNDETIEMIRKWYSNDIDILGYTF
- a CDS encoding O-antigen ligase family protein, with product MVATILLPPLRISGIPDIRFDLIIIILAWGIYLGDHISSERVIVFQHIHIIKWFGIFGLVICLSILYASLIKGYPLILRDTFELIKLLKYFLIFSFVANLTISHRDFQLYCELAIIIFLMSAFIGFAQFFNLFNMNAYISPYYAPTQMQGLLLHGRITGTTGNPNEFGALMVFAASLSLALALFAENSISRLFCWFSISVFCLAVFLTLSRSAIIILIVSYFIILLMKYPLKNKNFIRHLGKLLIVIIFISIIISFLLNFVPQKFFFRVSELVSLSTASSWKARLIMWQDTLAIWQNSVLFGWGPAKKGMTTIVDNEWLLLLRRYGIVGLTVFLLWFLNFYRDLYVIKKRLNKIWQSSSTIGLIVCLQSMLISYALYMIPAAVYHDLQTFPILLIFIGLVYSQAITSKKT